The following coding sequences are from one Mycolicibacterium aichiense window:
- a CDS encoding acyl-CoA dehydrogenase family protein — translation MSFELTEDQELIRKSVRELASRFDDHYWMEKDQQHEFPSEFYDAIAGGGWLGMTIPEEYGGHGLGITEATILAEEVARSGGGMNAASSIHMSIFGMQPVVVFGSDEMKAATLPRIVNGDLHVCFGVTEPGAGLDTSRITTFARRDGDSYVVNGRKVWISKALESEKILLLTRTESREDVEKRGGKPTEGLSLFLTDIDRDHVDIRPIKKMGRNAVSSNEVFIDDLRVPVADRIGEEGKGFSYILHGLNPERMLIAAEALGIGRVALDRAVKYANERVVFDRPIGMNQGIQFPLADSLARLDAAELILRKATWLYDNGKSCGREANMAKYLCADAGFAAADRALQTHGGMGYSEEYHISRFFREARLMKIAPVSQEMILNFLGANVLGLPKSY, via the coding sequence ATGAGCTTCGAACTGACCGAGGATCAGGAGCTGATCCGTAAGTCGGTGCGGGAGCTGGCATCACGCTTCGACGACCACTACTGGATGGAGAAGGACCAGCAGCACGAATTCCCTTCGGAATTCTACGACGCCATCGCAGGTGGCGGTTGGCTCGGGATGACGATCCCCGAGGAGTATGGCGGCCACGGTCTGGGCATCACCGAGGCGACCATCTTGGCCGAGGAGGTCGCCCGCTCCGGCGGCGGGATGAACGCGGCGAGCTCCATCCACATGTCGATCTTCGGGATGCAGCCGGTGGTGGTCTTCGGCTCCGACGAGATGAAGGCCGCGACCCTGCCGCGCATCGTCAACGGCGATCTGCACGTATGCTTCGGCGTCACCGAACCCGGTGCCGGACTTGATACTTCGCGCATCACGACATTCGCCAGGCGCGACGGTGACAGTTATGTCGTCAACGGCCGCAAGGTGTGGATCTCCAAGGCGCTGGAATCCGAGAAGATCCTGTTGCTGACCCGCACCGAGAGCCGCGAGGACGTCGAGAAGCGGGGCGGCAAGCCGACCGAAGGGCTCTCGCTGTTCCTCACCGACATCGATCGGGACCACGTAGACATCCGCCCCATCAAGAAGATGGGCCGCAACGCGGTCAGCTCCAACGAGGTGTTCATCGACGATCTGCGGGTCCCGGTCGCCGACCGGATCGGCGAGGAGGGCAAGGGCTTCTCCTACATCCTGCACGGGCTGAATCCGGAGCGGATGCTGATCGCGGCCGAGGCGCTGGGGATCGGCCGGGTGGCGCTGGACCGCGCAGTGAAGTACGCCAACGAGCGTGTGGTGTTCGACCGGCCGATCGGGATGAACCAGGGCATCCAGTTCCCGCTGGCCGACTCGCTGGCCCGCCTCGACGCGGCAGAGCTGATCCTGCGCAAGGCAACGTGGCTCTACGACAACGGAAAGTCGTGCGGCCGGGAAGCCAACATGGCCAAGTATCTGTGCGCGGATGCTGGTTTCGCGGCAGCCGATCGCGCGCTGCAGACCCACGGCGGCATGGGTTATTCCGAGGAGTACCACATCTCCCGGTTCTTCCGGGAGGCGCGCCTGATGAAGATCGCGCCCGTCAGTCAGGAGATGATCCTGAACTTCCTCGGTGCGAATGTGCTCGGCCTGCCCAAGAGCTACTAG